Proteins found in one Micromonospora sp. WMMD1082 genomic segment:
- a CDS encoding dipeptide ABC transporter ATP-binding protein produces the protein MSDVVLETRDLVKHFPLTRGIVFKKQYGAVRAVDGVNLQLRRGETLGVVGESGCGKSTLARLLVGLETPTSGDLFVQGKNMSKVGAEERRRGRRNIQLVMQDPYTSLNPRMTVGDIIGEPFEVHPDVVPKGNRRGKVQELLELVGLNPDHINRYPHQFSGGQRQRIGIARALALNPEIILCDEPVSALDVSIQAQVINLLEKLQNELGLSYIFIAHDLSVVRHIADRVAVMYLGKIIEIGTEDDIYDKPTHPYTQALLSAVPVPDPKLRGHRDQIVLTGDVPSPANPPSGCRFRTRCWKAQDVCAEQEPLLQIRDKSGHPSACHFAEVRDVVHATE, from the coding sequence ATGAGTGACGTGGTGCTCGAGACCCGGGACCTGGTCAAGCACTTCCCGTTGACCCGGGGCATCGTCTTCAAGAAGCAGTACGGTGCGGTCCGGGCGGTCGACGGGGTCAACCTGCAGCTGCGCCGGGGCGAGACGCTCGGCGTCGTCGGTGAGTCCGGTTGCGGCAAGTCGACGCTGGCCCGGCTGCTGGTCGGGTTGGAGACGCCGACCTCCGGTGACCTGTTCGTGCAGGGCAAGAACATGTCCAAGGTGGGCGCCGAGGAGCGACGTCGGGGCCGGCGCAACATCCAGCTGGTGATGCAGGACCCGTACACCTCGCTCAACCCCCGGATGACCGTCGGTGACATCATCGGCGAGCCGTTCGAGGTGCACCCGGACGTGGTGCCGAAGGGCAACCGGCGCGGCAAGGTGCAGGAGCTGCTGGAACTGGTCGGTCTCAACCCGGACCACATCAACCGCTACCCGCACCAGTTCTCCGGCGGCCAGCGGCAGCGCATCGGCATCGCCCGGGCACTGGCGCTCAACCCGGAGATCATCCTCTGTGACGAGCCGGTCTCGGCGCTGGACGTCTCCATCCAGGCTCAGGTGATCAACCTGCTGGAGAAGCTCCAGAACGAACTGGGCCTGTCGTACATCTTCATCGCCCACGACCTGTCGGTGGTCCGGCACATCGCCGACCGGGTCGCGGTCATGTACCTCGGCAAGATCATTGAGATCGGCACCGAGGACGACATCTACGACAAGCCCACCCACCCGTACACGCAGGCGTTGCTGTCGGCGGTGCCGGTGCCGGACCCGAAGCTGCGCGGGCACCGGGACCAGATCGTGCTGACCGGCGACGTGCCCTCACCGGCCAACCCGCCGTCGGGCTGCCGGTTCCGCACCCGGTGCTGGAAGGCCCAGGACGTCTGCGCCGAGCAGGAGCCGCTCCTGCAGATCCGCGACAAGTCCGGCCACCCGAGCGCCTGCCACTTCGCCGAGGTACGCGACGTGGTGCACGCGACGGAGTAG
- a CDS encoding ABC transporter ATP-binding protein, producing MSTDVNVKLEALAGADPNALPLQVKDLHVEFRTRNGIAHAVNGVSFDLRAGETRAILGESGCGKSVTAQAIMGILDSPPGFVTGGEILYRGIDLLKLPESERRKVRANRIAMIFQDALSALNPVFTVGFQLAELFRKHRGMSRQDAKARAVELLDLVKIPAAKQRVSDYPHQFSGGMRQRVMIAMALALDPEVLIADEPTTALDVTVQAQIMALLAELQRERNMGLVLITHDMGVVADVADRISVMYAGRVIEEASVDDIYATPAHPYTKGLLESIPRLDLKGQELSAIKGLPPALTNIPPGCAFNPRCRYTQDVCRKDPAPPLYQVSPSRTAACHFWKEVKGDE from the coding sequence ATGAGCACTGATGTGAACGTCAAGTTGGAGGCGCTGGCGGGTGCCGACCCGAACGCGCTGCCGCTGCAGGTCAAGGACCTGCACGTGGAGTTCCGCACCCGTAACGGCATCGCACACGCCGTCAACGGGGTGAGCTTCGACCTGCGGGCCGGCGAGACCCGGGCGATCCTCGGCGAGTCCGGCTGCGGCAAGAGCGTGACCGCCCAGGCGATCATGGGCATCCTGGACTCGCCCCCCGGTTTCGTCACCGGTGGGGAGATCCTCTACCGGGGCATCGACCTGCTCAAGCTGCCGGAGTCGGAGCGCCGCAAGGTGCGCGCCAACCGGATTGCGATGATCTTCCAGGACGCGCTCTCCGCGCTGAACCCGGTCTTCACCGTCGGGTTCCAGCTCGCCGAGCTGTTCCGCAAGCACCGGGGCATGTCCCGCCAGGACGCCAAGGCCCGTGCCGTCGAGTTGCTGGACCTGGTCAAGATCCCGGCCGCGAAGCAGCGGGTGAGCGACTACCCGCACCAGTTCTCGGGTGGTATGCGGCAGCGCGTCATGATCGCCATGGCGCTGGCGCTCGACCCCGAGGTGCTGATCGCGGACGAGCCGACCACCGCGCTGGACGTGACCGTGCAGGCGCAGATCATGGCCCTGCTGGCCGAGCTGCAGCGGGAACGGAACATGGGCCTGGTGCTGATCACCCACGACATGGGTGTGGTGGCCGACGTGGCGGACCGGATCTCGGTCATGTACGCCGGTCGGGTCATCGAGGAAGCCAGCGTGGACGACATCTACGCCACCCCGGCCCACCCGTACACCAAGGGCCTGCTGGAGTCGATCCCGCGCCTGGACCTCAAGGGCCAGGAGCTCAGCGCCATCAAGGGGCTGCCGCCGGCGTTGACGAACATCCCGCCGGGATGCGCGTTCAACCCGCGCTGCCGGTACACGCAGGACGTCTGCCGGAAGGACCCGGCGCCGCCGCTGTACCAGGTGTCGCCGAGCCGGACGGCCGCCTGCCACTTCTGGAAGGAGGTCAAGGGCGATGAGTGA